A stretch of the Porifericola rhodea genome encodes the following:
- a CDS encoding head GIN domain-containing protein gives MKSLLYHILPTLFILTSTTACYININDDDFGPSIKGSGHIIVEERALSQFDHISLEGAIDLIIRQGENQKLEIQADDNIVSTISTNVRSRELKIRSTQTYRSRENVVIFITLNDLEGLEIRGSGDVYGETIFEGDYLDLEVSGSGNLDLEIYYDKLSSEINGSGNFKLEGTTIEQEVSIYGSGDYRAQNLLTNETEVSISGSGNSVVSVSDYLRAEIRGSGDVIFYGNPEVSSTIRGSGNLIKR, from the coding sequence ATGAAAAGCCTTTTATACCACATTCTACCCACATTATTTATATTAACGAGCACAACAGCCTGCTACATCAACATTAATGATGATGACTTTGGCCCTAGCATTAAAGGCTCGGGCCACATTATAGTAGAAGAACGAGCTTTGTCTCAGTTTGACCATATTAGCCTGGAAGGTGCTATAGACCTAATCATTCGTCAGGGGGAAAACCAGAAACTTGAAATACAGGCAGATGATAATATAGTTTCTACCATTAGTACGAATGTACGGAGCAGAGAGCTAAAGATTAGAAGCACGCAGACTTACCGCAGCCGTGAGAATGTGGTAATTTTTATTACTCTTAATGATTTAGAAGGTCTGGAAATTCGTGGGTCAGGCGATGTTTATGGAGAAACTATATTTGAGGGGGACTATCTGGATTTGGAAGTTTCGGGTTCTGGTAACCTTGACCTGGAAATATATTATGATAAGCTTAGTTCTGAAATTAATGGCTCGGGTAACTTTAAACTAGAGGGCACTACTATTGAACAGGAGGTTAGCATTTATGGCTCTGGAGACTACCGTGCACAGAACCTGCTTACAAATGAGACTGAGGTAAGCATCTCTGGTAGTGGTAATAGTGTGGTAAGTGTAAGTGATTATTTGAGAGCAGAAATTAGGGGTAGTGGCGATGTTATTTTTTATGGCAACCCAGAAGTAAGTAGTACAATCAGAGGCTCAGGCAACTTGATTAAAAGGTAG
- a CDS encoding Gfo/Idh/MocA family protein: protein MGMVGGGIGAFIGAVHRMAAVLDGQIELVCGAFSSNPEKSKASGAELYLPEDRVYGSFEEMIQKEKELPEGERMDFVSIVTPNHLHVPPAKMALENGFSVICDKPLAYNLKEAKELKEIVDKSGLTFALTHNYTGYPMVKEGRDMIKSGKLGKIRKVVVEYPQGWLSTLQENSDNKQASWRVDPKKAGISSAMGDIGTHAENLAEFMTGLKISELCADLTAFGEGRQLDTDGNILLRFDNGARGVLHASQISAGEENNLKIFVYGEKGGLEWHQMEPNSLIVRMLDLPMQVYRTGADRAYLGKSAMAHTRIPAGHPEGYLEAFANIYRNFAMTLRARMEGKEPDPQYLDFPTVDDGIRGMAFIENAVASSKSDEKWYKFTI from the coding sequence ATGGGTATGGTTGGAGGCGGCATAGGCGCCTTTATTGGAGCAGTTCACCGTATGGCAGCTGTCCTGGATGGGCAAATAGAACTGGTATGCGGCGCTTTCAGTAGTAATCCTGAAAAATCCAAAGCTTCCGGAGCCGAGCTATATCTACCTGAGGACAGAGTTTATGGCAGCTTTGAGGAGATGATACAAAAGGAGAAAGAGCTACCCGAAGGTGAGCGTATGGATTTTGTGTCTATAGTTACGCCCAACCACCTGCATGTGCCTCCTGCCAAAATGGCCTTAGAAAATGGTTTTTCTGTAATTTGTGATAAGCCCCTTGCCTACAATCTTAAGGAAGCTAAAGAGCTGAAAGAAATTGTAGACAAAAGTGGTCTTACTTTCGCGCTCACTCATAATTATACCGGTTACCCTATGGTTAAAGAGGGGCGTGATATGATTAAAAGTGGTAAGCTAGGAAAAATAAGAAAAGTTGTAGTTGAGTATCCGCAAGGCTGGCTTTCTACCTTGCAGGAGAATTCGGACAACAAACAGGCCTCATGGCGTGTAGACCCTAAAAAGGCAGGTATTAGTAGCGCTATGGGCGATATTGGTACGCACGCAGAAAACCTGGCTGAATTTATGACTGGCCTTAAAATTTCTGAGCTTTGTGCTGACTTAACTGCATTTGGCGAAGGCCGACAACTGGATACCGATGGCAATATTCTGCTTCGTTTTGACAATGGAGCACGTGGGGTATTGCACGCGAGCCAGATTAGCGCAGGCGAAGAGAATAACCTCAAAATATTTGTTTATGGCGAAAAAGGAGGACTGGAATGGCATCAAATGGAGCCAAATTCGCTAATTGTACGTATGCTGGATCTGCCTATGCAGGTCTACCGCACTGGTGCTGATAGAGCTTATCTCGGAAAAAGTGCTATGGCACATACACGTATTCCGGCGGGTCACCCTGAAGGGTATCTGGAGGCTTTTGCCAACATTTATCGCAATTTTGCCATGACTTTGCGTGCACGTATGGAAGGTAAAGAACCGGACCCTCAGTACCTTGATTTTCCTACTGTAGATGATGGTATTAGAGGAATGGCATTTATTGAAAATGCTGTAGCCTCCAGCAAAAGCGATGAAAAATGGTATAAGTTTACCATCTAA
- the trmD gene encoding tRNA (guanosine(37)-N1)-methyltransferase TrmD produces the protein MRIDVITCLPSLLESPFGHSILKRAQDKGLVEVVVHDLREFAVNKHKQVDDYAYGGGAGMVLMIEPIAQCIEGLQAERSYDEIIYMSPDGERLEQSIANQLSLKQNLILLCGHYKGVDERVREHFVTREISIGDYVLSGGELAAAVLADSIIRLLPGVLSDETSALSDSFQDKLIAPPVYTRPAEFKGMKVPDVLLSGNEKLIDDWRYEQSVQRTRIRRPGLLDE, from the coding sequence ATGAGAATTGACGTAATTACATGCCTTCCTTCTTTATTAGAAAGCCCTTTTGGCCATTCTATACTGAAGCGTGCTCAGGATAAGGGACTAGTTGAAGTAGTGGTGCACGATCTACGCGAGTTTGCAGTTAATAAACATAAGCAGGTAGATGACTATGCTTATGGAGGCGGCGCCGGTATGGTGTTAATGATAGAGCCTATTGCCCAATGTATAGAAGGTTTGCAGGCAGAACGTTCTTATGACGAAATTATTTATATGAGCCCAGACGGGGAAAGACTTGAGCAGTCTATTGCCAATCAGCTCTCGCTTAAACAAAATTTGATTTTACTTTGCGGGCATTACAAAGGTGTTGATGAGCGTGTGCGTGAGCACTTTGTTACCCGCGAAATCAGTATAGGAGATTATGTGCTTTCTGGAGGCGAACTGGCCGCAGCAGTTTTAGCAGACTCTATTATACGCCTTCTACCTGGAGTACTCTCTGATGAAACCTCCGCACTCTCTGACTCTTTTCAGGATAAGCTGATTGCCCCCCCGGTATATACTCGTCCGGCAGAGTTTAAAGGAATGAAGGTGCCTGATGTATTATTGTCCGGAAATGAAAAGCTGATAGATGACTGGAGGTATGAACAATCTGTACAGCGTACCCGAATCCGTCGTCCTGGTTTGCTGGATGAATAA
- a CDS encoding 3-keto-disaccharide hydrolase, with protein sequence MAQEKVKEDWKPEDTEFWDPEVKKVTPGKGSEAPSDAIVLFDGSDLSKWKSQKDGGKAPWTVENGYFTVKPGTGGIQTKENFGDFQLHIEWRSPQKVEGEGQGRGNSGIFLQGMYEVQVLDSYDNRTYRNGQAGSIYKQSPPLVNAMRPVDEWEVYDIIYTAPRFDEKNGAMLEKAQVTVLHNGIVVQNATTIHGTTEYIGPPKVKLHGKGPISLQDHSNEVSFRNIWIRELN encoded by the coding sequence ATGGCGCAAGAAAAAGTAAAAGAAGACTGGAAACCAGAAGATACAGAATTTTGGGATCCTGAGGTTAAAAAAGTAACACCTGGTAAAGGTTCAGAAGCACCTTCTGATGCAATCGTACTATTTGATGGCAGTGACCTTTCTAAATGGAAAAGCCAAAAAGACGGTGGTAAAGCTCCCTGGACTGTAGAGAATGGCTATTTTACTGTAAAGCCTGGCACTGGCGGTATTCAGACTAAAGAAAATTTTGGAGATTTTCAGCTGCATATAGAATGGCGTTCACCACAGAAAGTAGAAGGGGAAGGACAAGGCAGAGGAAATAGCGGTATTTTTTTACAAGGTATGTATGAGGTACAGGTACTGGACTCTTACGACAATCGTACGTATCGTAATGGGCAAGCGGGTAGTATTTACAAACAGTCTCCTCCCCTGGTTAATGCTATGCGTCCGGTAGATGAGTGGGAAGTTTACGACATTATTTATACTGCGCCTCGTTTTGACGAAAAAAATGGTGCTATGCTGGAAAAAGCGCAGGTAACAGTACTACACAATGGTATAGTGGTGCAGAATGCAACAACAATTCATGGTACTACCGAATACATTGGCCCACCCAAAGTTAAACTTCATGGTAAGGGTCCAATCTCTTTGCAAGATCATAGCAATGAGGTAAGCTTCCGTAATATCTGGATCAGAGAATTAAACTAA
- the tpiA gene encoding triose-phosphate isomerase, producing the protein MRKKIVAGNWKMNKNLEEGQALASEVKHMAEDELSGDVQLIMCTPFIHLSTLKGLLKGSAIGLGAQNCSEHESGAYTGETSVDMLKSVGVEYVILGHSERREYFNESNELLAKKLDTTLKSQLTPIFCCGEPLEIREKEEQNKYVQQQIEESLFHLSAEEVSKVVIAYEPIWAIGTGKTASAEQAQEMHAVIRKQLEGKYGKEVADSISILYGGSVKPANAKEIFAGEDVDGGLIGGASLKSRDFIDIAKSF; encoded by the coding sequence ATGAGAAAAAAAATAGTTGCCGGTAACTGGAAAATGAACAAAAACCTTGAAGAAGGCCAGGCTTTGGCTTCTGAGGTTAAACATATGGCAGAGGACGAACTCTCTGGAGATGTACAATTAATTATGTGTACACCTTTTATTCACCTTTCTACACTTAAAGGTCTGCTCAAGGGTTCAGCTATTGGGCTAGGCGCGCAAAATTGCAGCGAACACGAATCTGGGGCGTATACTGGAGAAACCTCAGTAGACATGCTAAAATCTGTAGGCGTAGAATACGTAATTTTAGGGCATAGCGAAAGAAGAGAGTACTTTAATGAAAGCAATGAGCTTTTGGCTAAAAAATTAGACACCACCCTTAAAAGTCAGCTTACTCCTATTTTTTGCTGCGGTGAGCCTCTGGAAATTCGCGAAAAGGAAGAGCAAAACAAATACGTACAACAGCAGATAGAAGAAAGTTTGTTTCACCTTTCTGCCGAAGAAGTGAGCAAAGTAGTAATTGCTTACGAACCTATCTGGGCTATTGGCACAGGAAAAACAGCCAGTGCTGAGCAGGCGCAGGAAATGCATGCTGTCATCCGTAAACAGCTGGAAGGTAAATATGGTAAAGAAGTAGCCGATAGCATTTCTATACTTTATGGCGGTAGTGTAAAGCCTGCCAATGCCAAAGAAATTTTTGCAGGTGAAGATGTAGATGGTGGCCTGATTGGTGGTGCCTCATTGAAGTCTCGTGACTTTATAGATATTGCTAAATCATTCTAA
- a CDS encoding transmembrane 220 family protein, which translates to MKIINIVLAVLFALFAFFQLNDPDSLSWVVLYLYVAIISAMAAFGRYNLALILPGIAIFVVYFVYLIPSVFEFVSSGEDLMNRMDAEKMYIEQTREAGGLLIGLLALIFHFVNRKKSTRAKNA; encoded by the coding sequence ATGAAGATCATCAACATCGTATTAGCGGTGCTTTTCGCCCTGTTTGCATTTTTTCAGCTCAACGATCCTGACAGCTTAAGTTGGGTAGTACTTTACCTTTACGTAGCTATTATTTCTGCGATGGCAGCTTTTGGTAGATACAACCTGGCGCTGATATTGCCGGGTATCGCTATTTTTGTAGTGTACTTTGTATATCTCATCCCCAGCGTTTTTGAATTTGTAAGCAGCGGCGAAGACCTTATGAACCGTATGGATGCAGAGAAAATGTATATTGAACAAACGCGCGAAGCGGGAGGTTTATTGATAGGCTTACTAGCCTTAATATTCCATTTCGTAAACAGAAAAAAGTCCACTCGCGCAAAAAATGCCTAA
- the corA gene encoding magnesium/cobalt transporter CorA has translation MENSIDKSIKQTGRNVRKMTRAVKKMSLSALSLTRKKHDTYKLSKSAGTAPGTLIYTGINTSEPVEVSMYQYDEESFTKKQSGELGQIVEEINPEKHNWINISALHNAQLVQQLGDHFKLHLLVMEDIMNTVLSPQFEDYEDYLFLTLKMLKVNPDTKLIEQEHVSFILGDHYLISFQETKHDVFEPVRQRLEAQKGRIRRRKIDYLLYALIDVIVDNYYTITEEINDHMNALEDELIHEPKHDVVERITHQKRQIIELRKIVYPLREALRKLKNEEELIQHNTMRYFDDVYSHIDHVIGTMESQREVLTGFMDLYMSTISNRMNNVMKTLTIIATIFIPLTFVAGIYGMNFDHMPELHYKWGYHISLGVMSVLGIGMYIYMRSRKWF, from the coding sequence ATGGAAAACTCAATAGATAAATCTATAAAACAGACCGGTAGAAATGTGCGCAAAATGACACGGGCAGTAAAGAAAATGTCTTTGAGCGCGCTTTCTCTTACCCGAAAAAAACACGATACCTACAAGCTAAGTAAAAGTGCGGGTACTGCACCAGGAACATTAATTTATACCGGTATTAATACTAGCGAACCGGTAGAGGTAAGTATGTATCAGTACGATGAAGAAAGCTTTACAAAAAAACAAAGTGGCGAGCTCGGTCAAATTGTAGAGGAAATTAATCCGGAGAAGCATAACTGGATTAATATTAGTGCTTTGCACAATGCACAACTGGTACAACAGCTGGGCGACCATTTCAAACTGCACCTCCTGGTGATGGAAGACATAATGAATACGGTACTCTCTCCTCAGTTTGAGGATTATGAAGATTACCTTTTCCTTACTCTTAAAATGCTGAAAGTAAACCCTGATACCAAACTAATTGAGCAGGAGCATGTGAGCTTTATTTTAGGGGACCACTACCTGATTTCTTTTCAGGAAACCAAGCACGATGTTTTTGAGCCTGTGCGCCAACGTCTGGAAGCTCAGAAGGGCAGAATCAGAAGACGAAAGATTGATTACTTGCTTTATGCGCTTATAGATGTAATTGTAGATAACTACTATACCATTACCGAAGAGATTAACGACCATATGAACGCGTTAGAAGATGAACTTATTCATGAACCCAAACACGATGTGGTAGAACGTATTACTCATCAGAAGCGACAGATTATAGAGCTAAGAAAAATTGTATATCCTCTTAGAGAAGCCCTAAGAAAGCTGAAAAACGAAGAAGAACTGATACAGCACAATACTATGCGCTATTTTGATGATGTGTATAGCCATATAGACCATGTAATTGGTACTATGGAGTCGCAAAGAGAAGTTCTAACAGGCTTTATGGATCTATACATGTCTACAATAAGTAACCGAATGAACAATGTGATGAAAACCCTGACCATCATCGCTACCATATTTATACCCCTTACTTTTGTAGCTGGTATCTACGGAATGAACTTTGACCACATGCCTGAGCTACATTACAAATGGGGGTATCATATTAGCCTGGGTGTTATGTCTGTACTAGGCATAGGCATGTACATTTATATGCGGAGCCGAAAATGGTTTTAA
- the crtD gene encoding 1-hydroxycarotenoid 3,4-desaturase CrtD, whose amino-acid sequence MPKKAAVIGAGIAGIASSIRLANKGYQVDVFEANPYPGGKLTEILQEGYRFDAGPSLFTLPELVEELFLLSGQKPQDHFQYILLPVACHYFYEDGTELKAYADKLKFAEEIYQKIGEPKERVLQALQNSHKLYDLLADLFMKKSLHRWQTFFNPKAFKAYTRLHQLDFFRTMNQANESFFKDARVVQLFNRYATYNGSDPYQTPATLNIIPHLEFNIGAYFPKLGMHAITDSLVKLAQSLGVTFYLKTAVDKIIIEHKVAKGIMVQNEKLHYDVVVSNMDIVNTYQKLLSEQPQPKLLLEQPKSSSALIFYWGIRQTFNKLGLHNIFFSEDYRQEFEYIFKKADVFYDPTVYVNITSKYKKDDAPKGCENWFTMINVPNNSGQNWDELIQRSKRNIISKLGRMLGQDIEPIIVTENILDPRLIEQKTSSSLGALYGNSSNNKYAAFLRHANFSKKYKGLFFCGGSVHPGGGIPLSLLSAKIAIEQVEELK is encoded by the coding sequence ATGCCTAAAAAAGCCGCTGTTATTGGTGCCGGTATTGCGGGTATTGCTTCCTCTATCCGCCTGGCAAACAAAGGCTATCAGGTAGATGTATTTGAGGCAAATCCCTACCCCGGAGGAAAACTCACAGAAATTTTGCAGGAGGGCTATCGCTTTGATGCCGGCCCTTCTCTTTTTACGCTTCCCGAGCTGGTTGAAGAACTGTTTCTGCTATCTGGCCAAAAGCCACAAGATCATTTTCAATACATACTGCTACCGGTAGCTTGTCATTATTTTTATGAGGATGGTACCGAACTAAAGGCCTATGCCGACAAGCTTAAGTTTGCAGAAGAAATTTATCAGAAGATTGGAGAGCCAAAAGAGCGTGTACTACAAGCATTACAAAACAGCCATAAGCTGTACGATCTGCTTGCTGACCTCTTTATGAAAAAGTCTCTGCATCGCTGGCAGACCTTCTTCAACCCAAAAGCTTTTAAAGCTTATACCCGTTTGCATCAGCTTGATTTTTTCAGGACGATGAATCAGGCAAACGAGAGCTTTTTTAAAGATGCACGAGTAGTGCAGTTGTTTAATCGTTATGCTACTTATAATGGCTCAGACCCTTACCAAACACCTGCTACATTAAATATTATACCGCATCTGGAGTTCAACATAGGCGCGTATTTTCCAAAATTGGGCATGCACGCCATAACAGATAGCCTGGTAAAGTTGGCTCAGTCTTTAGGTGTTACATTTTATCTGAAGACCGCAGTAGACAAAATTATCATCGAGCACAAAGTGGCAAAAGGTATTATGGTGCAGAATGAAAAGCTGCACTACGATGTGGTGGTAAGCAATATGGATATTGTTAACACCTATCAAAAACTGTTAAGTGAGCAGCCCCAGCCTAAACTCTTGCTGGAGCAACCCAAATCCAGCTCAGCTCTCATTTTTTACTGGGGAATAAGGCAAACATTTAATAAGCTAGGTTTACACAATATCTTTTTTAGCGAGGACTACCGACAGGAGTTTGAGTATATCTTTAAAAAAGCAGATGTGTTCTACGACCCCACTGTTTATGTCAATATTACCAGTAAGTACAAAAAAGATGATGCCCCAAAAGGATGCGAAAACTGGTTTACTATGATTAATGTGCCCAATAATTCGGGACAGAACTGGGATGAGCTAATTCAACGCTCCAAACGTAATATTATTAGTAAACTTGGCAGAATGCTTGGTCAGGATATAGAGCCGATTATTGTTACTGAAAATATACTTGACCCCAGACTGATTGAGCAAAAGACCTCTTCCTCTTTAGGTGCGTTGTATGGTAACAGCTCTAATAATAAATATGCCGCTTTTTTAAGACACGCAAATTTTAGTAAGAAGTACAAGGGGTTGTTCTTTTGTGGGGGAAGTGTACACCCCGGCGGGGGTATACCACTTAGTCTTTTATCCGCTAAGATAGCTATTGAGCAGGTAGAGGAACTTAAATAG
- the prmA gene encoding 50S ribosomal protein L11 methyltransferase: MGKREYLSLQFHCSEELSEILIAELAELGYDSFWEQENGFEAYILSSDYDEAQLSQVLEKYKAIGSATYTTHRVEEKNWNVEWESNFEPIIVEDRCLVRADFHKLGKQVPYEIVINPKMSFGTGHHATTYLMLSWQLEIDHTQKKVMDAGCGTGILAILAHLKGASEITAFDNNEWAVDNSRESFELNHCTHINMFLGTVADIPEEEKFDIILANINRNVLLEEMSLYASRLKPDGTLLLSGFYHYDAALIEAEAKAQGLKVDGQKERNDWVALKLSF; the protein is encoded by the coding sequence ATGGGGAAGAGGGAATATCTGTCTCTACAGTTTCATTGTAGTGAAGAACTGAGCGAAATACTGATAGCGGAGCTGGCTGAGCTGGGGTACGATTCATTTTGGGAGCAGGAAAATGGGTTTGAAGCTTACATTCTGTCTTCTGATTATGATGAAGCTCAGCTGAGCCAGGTTCTGGAAAAGTATAAAGCTATCGGTTCAGCTACTTATACTACACATAGGGTAGAAGAGAAAAACTGGAACGTAGAGTGGGAAAGTAATTTTGAGCCTATAATAGTAGAAGATCGTTGCCTGGTAAGGGCAGATTTTCATAAGCTGGGCAAACAGGTCCCTTATGAGATAGTCATTAACCCGAAAATGTCGTTCGGTACAGGGCATCATGCTACTACTTACCTGATGCTGAGCTGGCAGCTGGAAATAGACCATACTCAAAAAAAGGTAATGGATGCGGGTTGTGGTACAGGCATTCTGGCCATTCTGGCTCACTTAAAAGGAGCTAGCGAAATTACGGCCTTTGATAATAATGAGTGGGCAGTAGACAATAGCCGAGAGAGCTTTGAGCTAAACCACTGTACCCATATCAATATGTTTTTGGGCACTGTAGCCGATATTCCTGAAGAGGAGAAGTTTGATATCATTCTGGCTAATATTAATCGGAATGTGCTGCTTGAGGAGATGTCGTTGTATGCGTCACGACTAAAACCTGACGGTACGCTTCTGCTTAGCGGCTTTTACCACTACGATGCAGCTTTAATTGAGGCTGAGGCCAAAGCTCAGGGCCTAAAAGTAGATGGGCAAAAAGAAAGAAACGACTGGGTAGCTTTAAAACTCAGCTTCTGA
- a CDS encoding sugar phosphate isomerase/epimerase family protein — protein MSKINRRSFLSSSAKAVAGLSMLPFATKAGIFSKDLFFDISLAQWSLNKGFRNGELDPLDFAKIAKEEYGIQAIEYVSQLFADKADAAYIKELKKRADDHGVRSVLIMVDREGNLGDTKKKERKKAVENHYKWVEAAKELGCHSIRVNAAGHGTAEEVKKAAIDGLGSLTEFADKHDINVIVENHGGYSSIGTWLAEVMEGVDHARCGTLPDFGNFRINKTERYDMYKGVKELMPYAKGVSAKAYNFDEQGNSVEIDFKRMLQIVKDAGYTGYVGIEYEGSKLSEKEGIMATKKLLEKVGSQLS, from the coding sequence ATGTCCAAAATTAATAGACGTTCATTTTTATCAAGTAGTGCCAAAGCGGTGGCAGGTTTAAGTATGTTGCCATTTGCTACTAAAGCGGGTATTTTTTCTAAAGACCTGTTTTTTGATATCTCATTGGCACAGTGGTCACTCAACAAAGGCTTCAGGAATGGAGAATTAGACCCTCTTGATTTTGCTAAAATTGCTAAAGAAGAGTATGGCATACAGGCTATAGAGTATGTAAGTCAGTTGTTTGCCGATAAAGCGGATGCTGCCTACATCAAAGAGCTGAAAAAGAGAGCAGACGACCATGGTGTGAGGAGTGTTCTCATAATGGTGGATCGCGAAGGTAATCTGGGGGATACTAAGAAGAAAGAAAGAAAAAAAGCAGTAGAAAATCATTACAAATGGGTAGAAGCTGCTAAAGAATTAGGTTGCCATTCTATACGAGTAAATGCCGCCGGACATGGCACGGCAGAAGAAGTTAAAAAAGCAGCTATTGATGGGTTAGGTAGCCTTACAGAGTTTGCCGATAAGCATGATATTAATGTAATTGTGGAGAACCACGGTGGCTACTCATCTATCGGAACCTGGTTGGCAGAGGTAATGGAAGGAGTAGATCATGCTCGTTGTGGTACGCTACCAGATTTTGGTAACTTCCGTATCAACAAGACAGAGCGCTATGATATGTACAAAGGAGTTAAAGAGCTGATGCCTTACGCCAAAGGAGTAAGTGCCAAGGCATACAATTTTGATGAGCAAGGCAATAGCGTAGAGATTGACTTTAAACGTATGCTACAGATTGTGAAAGATGCAGGTTATACCGGCTATGTAGGCATAGAGTACGAAGGTAGTAAGCTCAGCGAGAAGGAAGGAATTATGGCAACAAAAAAACTACTGGAAAAAGTAGGCAGCCAGTTATCATAA
- a CDS encoding transglycosylase SLT domain-containing protein, protein MTKAKNNISSIIDPRLLLTFVFVFAFSCSEQSSQSDQFEFESRLSEPVSLDLDKIRERGSLVAILNNSSTGYFIYRGQPMGYEYELLTRLASELDLRLEIKLTSDIDEAVYMLNQGEGDIIAFNMAVTSNRQQQVAFTEHHNEVKQVLVQRKPENWHIMKRHEIDDILIRNPLELDGKTIHVQRNSAFVTRLENLSEEIGGNINIVQAEPGEDPEALIQKVAEGEIEYTVADEDVAMVNATYYSNIDVSTPVSFPQKIAWATRSNASDLLKTVNSWIQSMKKEADYYVIYNKYYKSPKASLRRVKSTYSSLSSDKISPFDDIFKQAADSLGWDWRLLAAQAYQESKFNVNAESWAGAIGLMQLLPETGELYGVSDMYDPVQSLQAGTSYLSWLDGIWTKYVPDSDERIKFVLASYNAGQGHVLDARRLAQKFGKNPSNWEDVSYFLERKSEPDYYNDPVVEAGYCRGSEPVNYVEDILSRYERYKQLVNPEVIMASAEASI, encoded by the coding sequence GTGACAAAAGCAAAAAATAATATATCGTCCATTATAGATCCACGTCTGCTACTTACTTTTGTATTCGTATTCGCGTTTTCGTGCAGCGAACAAAGTAGCCAGTCGGATCAGTTTGAATTTGAGAGCCGCTTATCGGAACCGGTATCTCTTGACCTGGATAAAATCCGTGAAAGGGGTAGTCTGGTAGCAATTCTCAATAATAGTTCAACGGGTTATTTTATCTATCGCGGTCAACCTATGGGTTATGAGTATGAATTACTTACTCGCCTGGCATCTGAGCTTGACCTGAGGCTGGAAATTAAGTTAACCAGCGACATAGATGAGGCAGTGTATATGCTAAACCAGGGTGAGGGAGACATCATTGCCTTTAATATGGCAGTTACCTCTAATCGACAGCAACAGGTAGCATTTACTGAGCATCACAATGAAGTAAAGCAGGTGCTGGTACAGCGCAAACCTGAGAACTGGCATATCATGAAACGCCACGAAATTGATGATATTCTAATTAGAAACCCCCTTGAGCTAGATGGTAAGACCATACATGTACAGCGAAACTCTGCCTTTGTAACACGCCTGGAAAACCTTTCCGAAGAAATCGGAGGCAATATTAATATTGTACAGGCCGAGCCTGGCGAAGACCCGGAAGCACTCATTCAAAAAGTAGCTGAAGGAGAAATTGAGTATACAGTGGCCGATGAAGATGTAGCAATGGTTAACGCTACTTATTATTCTAATATAGATGTGAGTACGCCGGTAAGCTTCCCACAAAAAATCGCCTGGGCTACCCGCAGCAATGCTTCAGACTTGCTTAAAACTGTAAACTCATGGATACAGAGCATGAAGAAAGAAGCTGATTACTATGTCATTTATAACAAATATTATAAAAGCCCTAAAGCCTCTTTACGCCGAGTTAAGAGTACTTACTCTTCTTTAAGCAGCGACAAAATCTCACCATTTGATGATATTTTCAAACAAGCGGCTGATAGCCTGGGCTGGGATTGGAGATTACTAGCTGCACAGGCTTATCAGGAGTCTAAATTTAATGTGAATGCAGAATCCTGGGCAGGCGCTATTGGTCTTATGCAGCTACTACCAGAAACAGGAGAACTGTATGGCGTGTCTGATATGTATGATCCTGTTCAAAGTTTACAAGCTGGTACCTCTTATCTAAGCTGGCTGGACGGTATCTGGACCAAGTACGTACCTGATAGCGATGAACGTATCAAATTTGTACTGGCCTCTTACAATGCAGGACAAGGTCACGTATTAGATGCTCGCCGTTTAGCTCAGAAGTTTGGCAAAAATCCTTCTAACTGGGAGGACGTATCTTATTTTCTGGAAAGAAAGTCTGAGCCGGACTATTACAATGATCCTGTTGTAGAAGCTGGATATTGCCGTGGTAGCGAGCCGGTAAATTATGTAGAAGATATTTTGAGCCGCTACGAACGTTATAAGCAGTTGGTTAATCCTGAAGTTATTATGGCTTCAGCGGAGGCTTCTATTTAA